A single region of the Triticum dicoccoides isolate Atlit2015 ecotype Zavitan chromosome 2B, WEW_v2.0, whole genome shotgun sequence genome encodes:
- the LOC119365927 gene encoding GTP cyclohydrolase 1-like: MGALEEAHLAACGCDEEEEEGEEDLLAELGGGEAAGDAIEPAVRALLAGLGEDDRREGLCRTPKRVAKAFRDGTRGYRQKVKDIVQGALFPEVGVDKRTGSAGGTGGQVVVRDIDLYSYCESCLLPFSIQCHVGYVPSGGRVVGLSKLSRVADVFAKRFQNPQRLANEVCGALHVSIQPAGVAVAMQCWHIPLPENFKCKNSRALIRTSHSSRSGVFEGENSSFWNDFVALLKLRGIDMEMDSRSASLTWCPLRPHEVPLCNGHAKKITTNGASSAKSASIPSNMVSAVSSMLLSLGEDPLRKELLGSPQRYVQWLMRFRACNLDVKLNGFTLNSASVYERPGEDATDHRAIGSELHLPFCAQCEHHLLPFYGVVHIGYFGSGDGEGINRSHFQALVHFYGCKLQVQERMTRQIAEAVYSVSHRGAIVVVEANHICMISRGIEKIRSSTATIAVLGQFSTDSSAKASFLQNVLDTANQEV, encoded by the exons ATGGGAGCGCTCGAGGAGGCGCACCTTGCGGCCTGCGggtgcgacgaggaggaggaggagggggaggaggatctCCTGGCGGAgctcggcggcggggaggcggcggggGACGCCATTGAGCCGGCGGTGCGCGCGCTGCTGGCGGGGCTCGGCGAGGACGACCGCCGGGAGGGGCTGTGCCGGACGCCCAAGCGCGTCGCCAAGGCCTTCCGCGATGGCACCCGAG GTTACAGACAGAAAGTAAAAGACATTGTGCAGGGTGCTCTGTTTCCTGAGGTTGGTGTTGACAAAAGGACTGGTTCTGCTGGAGGAACTGGAGGGCAAGTTGTTGTTCGTGATATCGATCTTTATTCATACTGTGAGTCTTGCTTACTTCCGTTCAGCATACAATGCCATGTTGGATATGTGCCCTCTGGTGGAAGGGTCGTTGGGTTAAGCAAGCTTTCAAGAGTAGCTGATGTCTTTGCCAAGAGATTTCAAAACCCTCAGAGATTAGCTAATGAAGTTTGTGGTGCATTGCATGTTAGCATACAACCTGCTGGTGTTGCTGTTGCTATGCAGTGCTGGCACATACCGTTGCCGGAGAACTTCAAATGCAAAAATTCGCGAGCTTTGATTAGAACCTCACATTCATCTCGTTCGGGAGTTTTTGAGGGCGAGAACAGCTCCTTTTGGAATGATTTTGTGGCTCTTCTTAAGCTTAGAGGCATAGACATGGAGATGGACAGCCGTTCTGCTTCTTTAACTTGGTGCCCCTTAAGGCCTCATGAGGTTCCGCTTTGCAATGGGCACGCAAAGAAGATTACAACCAATGGTGCTAGCTCAGCAAAATCGGCATCCATTCCATCTAATATGGTTTCTGCTGTCAGCTCAATGCTCCTGTCTCTTGGTGAGGACCCCCTAAGGAAAGAACTTCTAGGCAGTCCTCAGCGTTACGTGCAATGGCTGATGAGGTTCAGAGCATGCAATCTTGATGTGAAGCTGAATGGTTTTACACTTAACAGTGCAAGTGTATATGAGAGACCAGGCGAAGATGCTACTGATCATCGAGCAATTGGTTCTGAGCTGCATTTGCCATTTTGTGCCCAGTGCGAGCACCACCTCCTGCCGTTCTACGGAGTAGTGCACATTGGTTACTTTGGCAGTGGAGACGGTGAAGGGATCAACCGCTCACATTTTCAGGCTCTGGTTCATTTCTACGGGTGCAAGCTTCAGGTCCAGGAAAGGATGACAAGACAGATAGCTGAAGCAGTTTATTCCGTCTCACATCGTGGAGCCATAGTTGTTGTAGAAGCAAACCATATCTGCATGATATCAAGGGGAATAGAGAAAATCAGGAGTAGTACAGCAACAATTGCAGTTTTGGGTCAGTTTTCAACCGATTCTTCTGCCAAGGCATCCTTTCTACAGAACGTCTTAGATACTGCTAATCAGGAAGTATGA